The genomic interval GTGGGAGGCGGAGGCATCGATCTACCGCGACGAGAACATCCCGCTGCAGACCCGCGCCTCGAAGCTGTCCAAGGACTACGACAAGCTCATCGGCCGCATGCAGGTCGCCTTCGACGGCAAGGAGCAGACGCTCCAGCAGCTGGCGCGGTACCAGGAGGAGACGGACCGCGGGATCCGCGAGGAGGCCTGGACGCTGGCGGCGGCTCGGCGGCTGGAGGATCACGAGGAGATCACGCGGATCTTCGGCGACTTGATCGGCGTGCGGCAGCGGATCGCCGAGAACGCCGACCTGCCGGACTACCGCGCTTACACCTGGAAGGCGATGGAGCGCTTCGACTACACGCCGCAGGACTGCCTGGACTTCGGCGATGCCATCGAGAAAGCGGTGGTGCCGCGGGTGGCGAAGCTCGACCGCGAGCGGCGGGAGGCGCTGGGCGTCGACACGCTGCGGCCCTGGGATTTGGCGGTCGATCCGCGGGGCCGCGCCCCCCTGCGGCCCTTCCCCGACGGCGAGGAGGGGGTGAAGGAGCTGCTGGAAAAGGGCCGCGCGGCCTTCGCCGCCGTCGATCCCGTGCTCGCCGAGATGTTCGCGGAGATGGAGCCGGGCCGGAACCTCGACCTCGCCGCCCGCCCGAAGAAGCGCGCCGGCGGCTTCCAGAGCTCGCTGACCGAGAGCCGCGAGCCCTTCATCTTCATGAACGCCGCGGGCACGCAGCGCGACGTCGACACGCTGCTGCACGAGGGGGGCCACGCCTTCCACTACCAGTGGGCGAGCCGGGCCGAGCCGCTGACGATCCTGCACCACGCGCCGATGGAGTTCTGCGAGGTGGCGTCGATGGGCATGGAGCTCCTGGCCTGCGACCACTACGGCGTGTTCTACGACGGCGATCAGGAGCGGGCCGGCCGGGCCAAGCGCAAGCAGCTCGAGGGCATCGTCCGCTTCTTCCCGTGGATGGGCACGATCGACGGCTGGCAGCACTGGCTGTACACGCACCCGGGGGCGACGCCCGAGGAGCGCCGCTCGCGGTGGCTGGCCACGCTGGGTCGCTTCGAGAGCGGCGAGGTCGACTTCAGCGGGCACGAGCAGACGCGGGCGACGCGGTGGCAGCCGCAGCTGCACCTCTTCCACTACCCCTTCTACTACGTCGAGTACGGCATCGCCCAGCTGGGAGCGCTGCAGCTGTGGCGCAACGCGAAGTCGGACCCGCACGGCACGATCACGAGATACCGCGAAGCCCTGTCGCTGGGCGGCACGCGGAAGCTGCCCGAGCTCTTCGAGGCCGCGGGCATCCGCTTTGACTTCAGCGCCGCGACGCTGGAGCCGCTGATGGCGCTGGTGGAGGAGGAGCTGACGACGCTGCCGGCGTAGACGGCCGCGGCCGAGCCGCCCGTGTCCACGCCAAGGCGGGCTCTTCGAGCGCGGGAGATCCCGGCGGCAGCGGGGGCGGCCCGCTCCCGGCTCGCCCCCTCGCACCCCTTGCTGGCGCTCAGGCTCCGGCCGGCGCGGCGGGTGTCGCCTCCGGCGCATAGCTGGCGAGCACTTCCTCGTCCAGCTCGAACCCCCCGGCCCGCCTCAGCACCGCGTGGAAGGTCAGCCGGTCGCCCTCGATCACCACCGCGTGCGGCTTCCCGGGCCAGGTGAAGGCGCCGGTGTCGAGCACGAGGCAGCCGCGCTCCCGCCAGCTCCCGGCGCGGTGGGAGTGGCCCACGACGACGACCCGGGCGGCGGGCTCGGCCTGCCGGGCGAAGGCGGCGGCGCGGGCGGGAGCGGTCCGCCAGAAGCCCAGCACCGCGAGGAACCGCTTCGGGCGGATGGACCACCACAGCAGCCGGCGGAGCGGCGAGACGACGTCGCCGTGGCGGAGCTTCAGGAACTCGCCGTGGCTGACGTGGCGCGCGATCTCCAGCCGGGCGTCGGCGTCGGGCGGTTTGCCGTGCTCGGCCTCCCACGCGGCGAGGCGGCGGCGGGTGTCGGCGGCGAGCGCGGGGGCGCTGCCCGACCAGGGCGCGACGGCGGGGTGCAGGACGTCGCCGTGCGTCACGAGAACCCGGCCGCCGAGCAGCGTGAGGCGGCGGCGCTCGGTGAGGAAGGCGTCGTGGTTGCCCGCGATCAGCGACAGCTCGGCGCCGGCCGCCTCGGCGACCGCCTGCAGCCTCACCAGGTGCCGGCTCGCCCGGGCGCGCAGCTCGGGGACCTGCACCTCGGCGGTGTCGCCGTTGAGCACGACGCGGTCGAAGCCGCGGAAGAGCGTGGCGAAGCTCTGGGGATCGGGCGAGCGGCCGGGCTGTCCCAGGTGCAGGTCCGAGATCACCAGCGTCCGGGCGGCGTCCTCGGGCTGGTGGTCGCGGTCGGTCGGGGGGTCTGCCATGGGGGTGCGGGAGGCGGCGTCGCCGGGCCCGCCCTCATCGGGTGTTGCCGCCGGCGGCGCCACCGCCGCAGCGTCGCTGGGTCTCGAGCACGAGCCGGTGCACCTCCAGCGGCTCGTGGAGGAACAGCCAGGCGGCCTCCACCGTGCCCGTGCCCGCGGTGGAGAACGTGACGGTTCCGAGGCCGAACAGCCGCTCCCGCAGCGAGAAGAAGAGCCCGGTGTGCTGCAGCCGCGAGAGCCGCGCCTCGAACACGCTCACCCGGATCACCCCCTGGACACGGAGCACGCGGCGGTCGGTGAGCACGTACACGCGGCCGGCCCAGTCGAGCGTCTGCCACCCCAGCCGCAGAAGCAGCAGCGTCGCGGCGAGCGTGAGGATCTCTCCGCTCATCCGCGCTTGGTTGAGAAAGGCGTCGGCGCGGTGGCCGGCCGCGGCGAGGGCCAGCACCAGCACGAAGAAGCCCAGCGGCGCAAGCAGGATGTACCAGCGGCTGGGCTTCCGCAGCAGCAGCACCGCTTCGCCGTCCTGCAGCAGCTGGGGCGGGAGGATCGACGCGAGCCGGTCCACCGCCGCCGGAGGCGCAGCGGCGGCGGGCGCGGCGGTGCCGGCGGCGGCGGCCGGGTCGCACCCGGTGCTCAACGCGGCTCACCCGCGGGCGGCACGCGGACCGCCGCCGCATCGGCCCGGGCCGGGGCACCGTCCGCCAAGAGCACCTCGATGTCCGGCAGATTGCGGTGGTGGTCGTCGTGGTCGAGGCCGTAGCCGACCACGAAGGCGTCGGGGATGTCGAAGGCGACGTGGTCGACCTCCAGCGTGCCCGCCTCCGCGTCCCGGCATTGGTTGGGCTTGCGGAGCAGCACGCAGGTGGAGACCTCCGCGGCGCCCCGCTCCAAGAGCTCCGCCTTGATCGCCGCCATCGTGCGGCCGGAGTCGAGGATGTCATCGATGACCAGCACGTGCCGGCCGGTCAGGTCCAGGGGCACGTTGGTCTTCGCCGGGTCGAGCGTGACACCCTGGCTCGTGGTGGCGGTGCCGGGGTAGCTGCGGACCTGGATGAGGTGGATCCGCATCTTCTGCGGGAGGTGGCGGATGAGGTCCGCGGCGAAGATGAAGGCACCGGTCATGACCGGCACCAGCGTGATCTCGGGGTCGCCGGGCTTGCCCGCCCAGGCGGCGGCGACCTCGCCGGCGAGCGCCTCGACCCGCGCGGCGATCCGCTCGCGCGGGATCAGGACGCGTTGTTCGGGGGAGGGCATCACCGGGAGCGTAATCCGGCCGAGCCAACCACGAGACCGCGGACCCGGCAAGAGCCAAAGCCCCCCAAGCCAGCGACAGCCCGCCCCGCCCCTCTCCGCCTCTCCGCCTCTCCGCCTCTTCGTCTCTTCGTCTCTCCGTCTCTCCGTCTCTCCGTCTCTTCATCCCCCCCTTACCCTCCGGCATGCCCCTCCGCCTCTCCCTGCCCGCCGCCACCGCGGCCGCGGCGCTGTGCTCGCTCGTCCTTCTGCCCGGCTGCCAGCGGGAGCGGCTGGAGGCGACGGCGGCCGCCCCGCCGGCACCGGTCTTCCAGGGCCCGCGTGAGCTGCGCGGCACGATCGGCTCGTACGCCCGGCTGCAGGGCGGGGCGCCGCTGCTGGTCTCGGGCTACGGGCTGGTCGTCAACCTCGACCGCACCGGCTCGGGCGTGGTGCCGGAGTTCCTGCGCGACTGGCTGAGCAACGAGATGAGGAAGCGTGGCGTGGGCAGCCGGCAGCTCGCGGCCCGCAACCCCGAGCTCGCGGCGGTGACGCCGCAGCGGCTGATGTACTCCGAGCAAACCGCGGTGGTGCGGATCTCGGGCTTCATCCCCGCCGGCGCCACCCCGGGGACGCCTTTCGACCTGCTGCTGGAGGCGCTCCCGGAGGACACCGACACCACCAGCCTCGCCGGCGGCCAGCTCTGGCGCACGGGGCTGGGGGTGGACGGGGCGAACCGCCGGCTCCGCTTCTCGACGCCGCTCGCCGCCGGCGCCGGCCCCGTGTACCTCGGGCCCGAGGCCGCGGCGACGCCCGACGCGAGCGGTGGCCGCCGCGCGGTGATCGTCGGCGGCGGCCGGGCGACCGAGCCGCGGCGGCTGGAGCTGATCCTCAACCAGAGCTCGTGGGTGAACGCCCGCCGCATCGCCGACACGATCAACGAGCGCTACCGCGCCGGCGCCTCCAGCCGCCCGGGCTCGGTGCGGCCCACGGCCAACGCGGTGTCCGACTCGGTGATCCAGATCTCGGTGCCGGAGCGCTTCGTCGGCAACGCGGAGGCGCTGCTCGCGCTCATCGAGAACACCTACCCGTATCCGGTGGATCGGGCGGACAAGGTCGACGAGATGATGGCGCTGCTCGCGCAGCCGGCGCCCCCGGAGGACGTGCTGCGCCGGGCGCCGCTGGTGTGCCGCGCCCTCGGCCCCAACGCCATCCCCGCGCTGCGGGCGCACTACGCCGCCGGCCCGCTCCGCGTTCGGCAGGCGGCGCTGGACAGCGGTGCCTGGCTGGGCGACCACGAGGCGGTCGGCCCGCTGGCGTCGCTCGCGGCCTCGGGCGACCCCGCCACGCGGCGGGCCGCGGCCGCGTCGCTCGCCCTCCTGCCCGACGATCTCCGCGCGACCGAGGCGCTGGCCGGGCTGCTCGACGACGCCGACGACGGCGTCCGCATCGCCGCTTACGAGGCGGTCGCCGGCGGCAGCGCGCTGGTCGAGCGGACCGCCGTGGAGAATCTCGACGGCGTGAAGTTCCTCATCGACCGGGTACCGGCGGAGCGGCCGCTGGTGCTGGCGATCCCGCGGGGCGTCCCGCGGCTGGTGATCTTCGGGCCGCAGACCGGCTTCACGCCTCCGGTGTTCGACGCGGACCCCGCCGGGGCCCTGCTCATCCGGACGCCGACCTCTTTCGCGCAGGCGATGTCGGGGCTGCGCGACGGCGACACCGCCTTCCTGCCCGCCGTGGGCCGGACGCAGGTGCGCGACGGCGCGGAGGGCCCCGTGGCCGAGGCGCTCGACGCGGAAGGCGCCATCCTCAGCGTCGAGCTGGGCGGGGCCGCCGAGGCGTTCGCGTCTGCGCTCCCGCTGGGCGGGAGCGCGGGCGGCGTGCCGGCGACG from Phycisphaera mikurensis NBRC 102666 carries:
- a CDS encoding M3 family oligoendopeptidase encodes the protein MPTATPHALQRSFVPAGLDPAALDELLPLFDRLGARELPDADAVAAWMKDYSELAAVVGERGARINIDHACHTEDEAIEKAYLHWIEEVSPATKPRWFALLRHYLDAAGRGAFEAREEKHRLIGRAWEAEASIYRDENIPLQTRASKLSKDYDKLIGRMQVAFDGKEQTLQQLARYQEETDRGIREEAWTLAAARRLEDHEEITRIFGDLIGVRQRIAENADLPDYRAYTWKAMERFDYTPQDCLDFGDAIEKAVVPRVAKLDRERREALGVDTLRPWDLAVDPRGRAPLRPFPDGEEGVKELLEKGRAAFAAVDPVLAEMFAEMEPGRNLDLAARPKKRAGGFQSSLTESREPFIFMNAAGTQRDVDTLLHEGGHAFHYQWASRAEPLTILHHAPMEFCEVASMGMELLACDHYGVFYDGDQERAGRAKRKQLEGIVRFFPWMGTIDGWQHWLYTHPGATPEERRSRWLATLGRFESGEVDFSGHEQTRATRWQPQLHLFHYPFYYVEYGIAQLGALQLWRNAKSDPHGTITRYREALSLGGTRKLPELFEAAGIRFDFSAATLEPLMALVEEELTTLPA
- a CDS encoding metallophosphoesterase; the protein is MADPPTDRDHQPEDAARTLVISDLHLGQPGRSPDPQSFATLFRGFDRVVLNGDTAEVQVPELRARASRHLVRLQAVAEAAGAELSLIAGNHDAFLTERRRLTLLGGRVLVTHGDVLHPAVAPWSGSAPALAADTRRRLAAWEAEHGKPPDADARLEIARHVSHGEFLKLRHGDVVSPLRRLLWWSIRPKRFLAVLGFWRTAPARAAAFARQAEPAARVVVVGHSHRAGSWRERGCLVLDTGAFTWPGKPHAVVIEGDRLTFHAVLRRAGGFELDEEVLASYAPEATPAAPAGA
- a CDS encoding PH domain-containing protein, with the protein product MSTGCDPAAAAGTAAPAAAAPPAAVDRLASILPPQLLQDGEAVLLLRKPSRWYILLAPLGFFVLVLALAAAGHRADAFLNQARMSGEILTLAATLLLLRLGWQTLDWAGRVYVLTDRRVLRVQGVIRVSVFEARLSRLQHTGLFFSLRERLFGLGTVTFSTAGTGTVEAAWLFLHEPLEVHRLVLETQRRCGGGAAGGNTR
- a CDS encoding phosphoribosyltransferase, coding for MPSPEQRVLIPRERIAARVEALAGEVAAAWAGKPGDPEITLVPVMTGAFIFAADLIRHLPQKMRIHLIQVRSYPGTATTSQGVTLDPAKTNVPLDLTGRHVLVIDDILDSGRTMAAIKAELLERGAAEVSTCVLLRKPNQCRDAEAGTLEVDHVAFDIPDAFVVGYGLDHDDHHRNLPDIEVLLADGAPARADAAAVRVPPAGEPR
- a CDS encoding flagellar basal body P-ring protein FlgI, producing MPLRLSLPAATAAAALCSLVLLPGCQRERLEATAAAPPAPVFQGPRELRGTIGSYARLQGGAPLLVSGYGLVVNLDRTGSGVVPEFLRDWLSNEMRKRGVGSRQLAARNPELAAVTPQRLMYSEQTAVVRISGFIPAGATPGTPFDLLLEALPEDTDTTSLAGGQLWRTGLGVDGANRRLRFSTPLAAGAGPVYLGPEAAATPDASGGRRAVIVGGGRATEPRRLELILNQSSWVNARRIADTINERYRAGASSRPGSVRPTANAVSDSVIQISVPERFVGNAEALLALIENTYPYPVDRADKVDEMMALLAQPAPPEDVLRRAPLVCRALGPNAIPALRAHYAAGPLRVRQAALDSGAWLGDHEAVGPLASLAASGDPATRRAAAASLALLPDDLRATEALAGLLDDADDGVRIAAYEAVAGGSALVERTAVENLDGVKFLIDRVPAERPLVLAIPRGVPRLVIFGPQTGFTPPVFDADPAGALLIRTPTSFAQAMSGLRDGDTAFLPAVGRTQVRDGAEGPVAEALDAEGAILSVELGGAAEAFASALPLGGSAGGVPATLRCRVEDAGRGTVSLLGLEPGLGSMPLSIFYRGPGGEGATTERVAPTVAALAFFLAHRPTMGTPQEGLDLSYGRTVSVLERLARGGSMPSPMRLLDNPLAARVAEAEAAEEASRAGRQLSGATLPADGS